TGAAATAGATGGTGGTGTTACATTAGAAAATGCAAAATCATTGATTGATGCCGGTGCCAATGTGCTTGTTGCCGGCAATACTGTTTTCTCCGCACCTAACCCAATTGAGGCGATAGCAGCCTTAAAGAATGTTTAAAATATTACGAAGCAAACCCCGTTAAGTATCTATTGTGCAGCGAATCTTGTTATTTTTTATCATTTCATTGTTCACTCTATTGAACTTGAATGGACAAGATTCACCAAATGCGATTGTTTACGGAAAAATAATGTCGGATGACAAACCACCAAAACCCATGTCAGATGTACAGGTATTGGTTGACGGGGTGTTTACAGGGGTATTGTCTGATAATAGCGGGGACTTTGAAATAGAAATACCGGCAAACAAACAAGTGCTTTTGGTGTTTACTTATGCAGGCGTTAGTTCAAGAATATTAATAGAGCCGCTTAGCCCTATGCAAAGAAAGAAGGTGGATATAACCATTGCTGCAAAAATTCTTGAAGGGGTTGATATCAAGGAATCAAAGCGTCCAACCGGAAATATCATAAAGCTCAATCCTAAAATAGTCTATCATTTACCGAGTGTTAGCTCTGGTATTGAGGGGATTATAAAAACACTACCCGGAGTGTCTTCAGGTAACGAATTAAGTTCTCAATACAATGTAAGAGGAGGAAGTTATGATGAAAACCTTGTTTATGTTAATGATTTTGAAGTATTCAGACCACAATTAGTTCGTACGGGACAACAAGAAGGGCTGAGTTTTATCAACCCTTTTATGGTAAATAATATTACGTTTTCTGCCGGAGGATTTGAGTCAAAATATGGAGATAAAATGTCTTCTGTTTTGGATGTAGAATACAGAACACCCAAAAAATTTGAAGCAGTTGGGGAAATAAACTTTATGGGTGGAGAACTTAGCTTTGGAGGTATGAGTAAGAACAACAGACTTTCTTATATTGCAGGGTTTAGATACCGAGCAAATAATTATTTATTAAACTCTCTTGATGTTGAAGGTCAATATAATCCACAATTTCTAGATTTTCAATCTCTTGTTGTATATAATTTCAGCAAGAGTCTTAGGATTGAATGGTTGTCAAATGTTGCAAAAAACAAATATAGACTCGTCCCTGTTTCACAAACCACCTCTTTTGGTACTATTCAAACCGCTTTACAACTTAATGTAGGCATGACAGGCAATGAAATCATGGAATACAACACAGCCATGTCGGGATTTTCTCTTGTGTATGAACCATCAAAGGCATTGACTTTAAAATTTATGACTTCGGGAATATCTTCTGTTGAAACCGAAAAATATGATGTTTTTGGTGCTTATCAGTTAGATCTTATTGATAACAATATGGGCTCAGATGATTTTGGAAACGCAATAGCAACATTAGGAAATGGATTTTTTATCAATCATGCACGAAACGAACTGTATTATCAGATTATAACAGCCGACCACAAAGGAACATTTAAACCTATAAAAAAAAATATTGAACTCACATGGGGTATTGGATATAGACGTGATATGGTTGAAGACAAGTTTAAGGAATGGCACTATGATGACTCGTCAGAATACAATATCAATCCGTTTCATCTCTCTTCTGATTCTATTTTTCTCAGCTCTTATATCAATTCAAAAATTAATGTAATAAACAACCACATTCAGGGTTTTGGGCAATTCTCATGGATGATAGACCCTGAAAATTCACAACAAATCACAGTTGGGTTACGTACCCATTACAGTTCTTTAAATCAACAAAATGTTATCAGCCCGAGACTCCAATATTCAATCGAACCAAACAGAAGATTTAATAATAATATAGGAAACGACAGTCTTCGCAAAAGAGATTATGTTCTTCGTGCTGCAACAGGATTCTATTATCAGCCTCCTTTCTATCGCGAAATGAGAGATTTTGAAGGTAATATCAATACATCACTCAAAGCACAACGCTCGATTCATTATATTGTGGGAGCTGACTATTATTTTGAATTATGGGATAGACCCTTCAAACTCTTTACAGAGATATACTTTAAAGACCTTGATTATCTTGTTCCTTATGTTGTTGACAATATGAGAATCAGATACTACGCAGAAAATAGCGCTCATGGTTATGCCGGTGGTATAGATACCCGAATTAATGGACAGTTTATACCGGGATTAGAAAGTTGGTTTACTTTTTCATTTCTCAAAACAGAAGAGAAAATCAAGTATATCAATAGTTTCGGAACAGAGATTGAAAGTCCGTATTTGCGCAGACCCACAGATAGGAGAGTCAGCGCATCGTTATTTTTTCAAGATGAGCTCCCAATTTTGCCTGATTGCAGGGTAAATCTAAACATGGTTTTTGGCGCACCCATTCCTTATTTTCTGCCAGGAGAAGCTCGATATAGAGAAGGTAATAAAATCCCTGCTTATAGAAGATTAGATGCCGGATTTAACTATGTGTTTATTAAAGAAGGAGATAAAACAAAGAAGCTTTCCAAGACGTTTTCTTCTCTTTGGGCAGGTTTAGAAGTATTTAACATGTTGGGTATTAACAATGTGATTTCCTATCTGTGGGTTAAAGACATAAATAACAATATGTTTGGAGTACCTGAATTTTTAACCTCTCGAAGAATTAGTTTGAGGGTAATTGCCACTTTGTAAGGTGTTTAGTTCGTTTCTTCTTTAGCGTCTGAAGACTTTTTTCTATTAATCTCAGGGTTTTCTTTTTTGTGTGTCTTTAGGTTCTTATTAAATTTATTGAACACCAAGTAGAACCCATAAAACACTATCAGTGTAACCACAATTTCAGAAGCAATCAACAATATTTTAAATTCTTTACTGTGTGGATCGTTACTTATCAGCAGAAGAGTATTTAAAAGAGAATACATGGTGCTGCAAATGTAAGTGTTAGTTGCCTCTTTTTTATTTTAGTGATTTATTAAAATTGCAAGAATTAACTTCGCAGATTAAAATTCATGAAACTCTTTCGCCATAAGGATTTTAGGTTTTACTTGCTATTGTTTCTCACGAGTCTGTGGGGCGGTGTGTTTTTTATTCTACCTGACTTCTTTATTTATCCCACTGTCGGTATAAAGGGAATGCTCTATACAATTGCACATTGGATATTGGTTAGTCTGCCATTGATGATGTTGTTGTATTTGACAATGCTCAACAAATACATTTTTGCTACCATTCTTCCGGTTTTGGCGGTGCTTGGAGCCTGCATAGGGTTTTATAGCTTTTATTATAAAGCAACCCTCACCCCCATGATTTTGGACGCAACTCTTAATAATGATTTGCAAACTTCAATGGATGTTATGCCCTGGCTTCTCTTTGTCTGGATTGCTCTGTGTTTAGTTACTGCCATTATTGCTATTATGGCAAGATTCAGACTTAGGGGGCTAAGCAGACCCTATCTTCATTTGTTTGCGATTCTTGTAGTGTTTGCTCTTTTGTTTTCTGTGAGTATGAGGGCAAAGACCTCTTTCTATCAA
The sequence above is drawn from the Bacteroidia bacterium genome and encodes:
- a CDS encoding TonB-dependent receptor plug domain-containing protein, which translates into the protein MNGQDSPNAIVYGKIMSDDKPPKPMSDVQVLVDGVFTGVLSDNSGDFEIEIPANKQVLLVFTYAGVSSRILIEPLSPMQRKKVDITIAAKILEGVDIKESKRPTGNIIKLNPKIVYHLPSVSSGIEGIIKTLPGVSSGNELSSQYNVRGGSYDENLVYVNDFEVFRPQLVRTGQQEGLSFINPFMVNNITFSAGGFESKYGDKMSSVLDVEYRTPKKFEAVGEINFMGGELSFGGMSKNNRLSYIAGFRYRANNYLLNSLDVEGQYNPQFLDFQSLVVYNFSKSLRIEWLSNVAKNKYRLVPVSQTTSFGTIQTALQLNVGMTGNEIMEYNTAMSGFSLVYEPSKALTLKFMTSGISSVETEKYDVFGAYQLDLIDNNMGSDDFGNAIATLGNGFFINHARNELYYQIITADHKGTFKPIKKNIELTWGIGYRRDMVEDKFKEWHYDDSSEYNINPFHLSSDSIFLSSYINSKINVINNHIQGFGQFSWMIDPENSQQITVGLRTHYSSLNQQNVISPRLQYSIEPNRRFNNNIGNDSLRKRDYVLRAATGFYYQPPFYREMRDFEGNINTSLKAQRSIHYIVGADYYFELWDRPFKLFTEIYFKDLDYLVPYVVDNMRIRYYAENSAHGYAGGIDTRINGQFIPGLESWFTFSFLKTEEKIKYINSFGTEIESPYLRRPTDRRVSASLFFQDELPILPDCRVNLNMVFGAPIPYFLPGEARYREGNKIPAYRRLDAGFNYVFIKEGDKTKKLSKTFSSLWAGLEVFNMLGINNVISYLWVKDINNNMFGVPEFLTSRRISLRVIATL